One segment of Rhodopirellula baltica SH 1 DNA contains the following:
- the guaA gene encoding glutamine-hydrolyzing GMP synthase: MTSSANTTSPAIAETTWLTDQRILVLDFGSQYAQLIARRVREQNVYCQIVRHDISAERIAELAPKGIILSGGPNSVYEEGAPKCDEGLFDLGIPVLGICYGMQLACQALGGKVDNTPSREYGRAMCEFTDRDSIFRGMQESEQVWMSHGDQVSQIADQFTAMAKTSTCPYAAIRHNERPVFGMQFHPEVTHTPHGGQILRNFVIDVCGCDGSWKLGDFADAAIESIRKQVGNKRVICGLSGGVDSSVVAALLYKAIGPQLSCILVDNGLLRKNEQQIVLEEFSNHFKTDLHIVEAEDRFLADLAGIDEPQEKRRRIGHAFIECFKDEAAKIEDAHFLAQGTLYPDVIESGADKDGPAATIKLHHNVGGLPEELGFELIEPLRDLFKDEVRRLGLELGLPEQLVWRHPFPGPGLAVRCLGEITRDKLVVLREADAIVVEEIENAGLYRETSQAFAVLLPVQSVGVMGDARTYDNAVAVRCVNTDDFMTADWSHLPYELLARISTRIINEVKGVNRVCYDISSKPPATIEWE; encoded by the coding sequence ATGACCTCTTCTGCGAACACCACCTCGCCCGCCATCGCTGAAACCACTTGGCTGACCGACCAACGCATCCTGGTGCTCGATTTTGGATCGCAATACGCGCAACTGATCGCCCGCCGCGTTCGCGAACAAAACGTTTATTGCCAAATTGTTCGCCACGACATCTCGGCCGAACGCATTGCGGAACTGGCCCCAAAAGGCATCATCCTTTCGGGCGGCCCAAACAGCGTTTACGAAGAAGGTGCCCCGAAGTGCGACGAAGGATTGTTCGATCTGGGGATCCCCGTCCTCGGGATTTGCTACGGGATGCAGCTCGCCTGCCAAGCGCTCGGTGGTAAAGTCGACAACACACCCAGCCGTGAATATGGCCGGGCGATGTGTGAGTTCACCGATCGCGATTCGATCTTCCGCGGCATGCAAGAATCGGAACAGGTCTGGATGAGCCACGGCGACCAAGTGTCACAGATCGCCGATCAGTTCACCGCGATGGCCAAGACATCGACATGCCCCTACGCCGCCATTCGTCACAACGAACGTCCGGTCTTTGGAATGCAGTTCCACCCGGAAGTCACGCACACACCACACGGCGGCCAAATCCTTCGCAACTTTGTGATTGACGTTTGCGGTTGCGACGGCAGTTGGAAGTTAGGCGACTTCGCCGATGCCGCGATTGAATCGATTCGCAAACAAGTCGGTAACAAACGTGTCATTTGCGGCCTGTCCGGCGGAGTCGACTCGTCGGTCGTTGCCGCGTTGCTTTACAAAGCCATCGGCCCGCAGCTGTCTTGCATCTTGGTCGACAATGGACTGCTACGAAAAAACGAACAACAAATCGTTTTGGAAGAGTTCAGCAACCACTTCAAGACCGACCTGCACATCGTCGAAGCCGAAGACCGATTCCTGGCAGACTTGGCGGGGATCGATGAACCGCAAGAGAAACGTCGCCGCATCGGCCACGCCTTCATTGAATGCTTCAAAGACGAAGCCGCCAAAATCGAAGACGCTCACTTCCTGGCACAAGGCACGCTCTATCCCGACGTGATCGAAAGCGGTGCTGACAAAGACGGCCCCGCCGCCACGATCAAGCTGCACCACAATGTCGGCGGACTTCCTGAAGAATTGGGGTTTGAATTGATCGAACCTCTGCGAGACTTGTTCAAAGACGAAGTGCGTCGACTCGGTCTGGAACTTGGATTGCCCGAACAACTTGTTTGGCGTCATCCATTCCCCGGTCCTGGACTGGCCGTGCGTTGTCTCGGCGAGATCACCCGAGACAAGCTGGTCGTGCTACGGGAAGCCGACGCGATCGTTGTCGAAGAAATTGAAAACGCGGGACTATACCGAGAAACCAGCCAAGCGTTTGCCGTCTTGCTGCCGGTCCAAAGCGTCGGCGTGATGGGAGATGCCCGCACCTACGACAATGCCGTCGCGGTTCGCTGCGTCAACACCGACGACTTCATGACCGCGGACTGGAGTCACCTGCCGTATGAACTGCTGGCTCGCATCAGCACCCGAATCATCAACGAAGTCAAAGGCGTTAACCGAGTCTGTTACGACATCAGCAGCAAACCGCCCGCGACCATTGAATGGGAGTGA